A DNA window from Candidatus Poseidoniia archaeon contains the following coding sequences:
- a CDS encoding pseudouridine synthase, with protein MGDALAALESHGDWLEQWEPAFRPRQPTANREPLLRFARGRLTRTATGGASFEHPLFGAVPETLADTAPLRPSGNVRHGLFTLRAAGARALHGANEAPRQRVVVHADSAEFNQQGRNVFGKFVLACDPGLRCRDECLVVTEADELVAVGRLEIAPGEIALGGQGLAVKVREAV; from the coding sequence GTGGGCGACGCGCTCGCGGCGCTGGAGTCGCACGGAGACTGGCTCGAGCAGTGGGAGCCCGCCTTCCGACCGCGGCAGCCGACCGCGAATCGCGAGCCGCTCCTGCGATTTGCGCGCGGCAGGCTGACCCGCACGGCGACCGGCGGTGCGAGCTTCGAGCATCCGCTCTTCGGCGCCGTCCCCGAAACGCTCGCCGACACCGCGCCGCTGCGGCCGTCCGGCAACGTGCGCCATGGGCTCTTCACGCTCCGCGCTGCCGGCGCGCGCGCACTGCACGGCGCGAATGAGGCGCCGCGCCAGCGCGTCGTCGTGCACGCAGACTCGGCCGAGTTCAACCAGCAGGGGCGCAACGTCTTCGGCAAGTTCGTGCTTGCGTGCGACCCCGGGTTGCGCTGCCGCGACGAATGCCTGGTGGTTACCGAGGCGGACGAGCTGGTCGCGGTCGGGAGACTGGAAATCGCGCCGGGGGAGATTGCGCTCGGCGGGCAGGGACTGGCGGTAAAAGTACGCGAAGCGGTTTAA
- a CDS encoding small multi-drug export protein has product MSSEKQPPETESPAPVDPEAQAPLPGHELGERPIAWRARQEEVLVKVSRREKDEIDFVVDAFWIFVARVRAASRPLLALGVLLILLGVSLAGWPQAALGQDRSGYWYVAAVDHGSLARYTTDGDYPDFAPGDTFLLQGNIESIEYYAPLEEAGWPQLVPAPQAADGTMLANGSLESLFGQSSSAAANYSSARLVRQQYFSNLSVSGFLFNEVDFEDVVFENVVFEYGFFINCDFERVAFHNVTIRGSVFSHVVLSEVLLQNSVFEEARLEHAAVDQMVVRSTVWESTVSLQSSLRGIKFDHAQLTNGSFQKSQLDVVLFQQTRVTNFTLLNTPVTNVADGEELGYTYMTLRGATVRAAGNLEQRLPVGASIYMDVTVIAEGSGAGSVANSTWVAGNVTGEGFTTPFGEQPVNLSRELLVVEPEVVRPTFWWSVGFNSFVLAGAMLLVYAVGGHAVILAVTRFSMPILATAGGFLLLFLAIPTRDFLLVSQLMLLYFVPPLGKGTVIPLGIAAGINPWVLALATAFVDIMVGIFLAWNFDLARKIPFVGGGIRRVQAKGHEIMTAQPWIERLAFAGIMLFVMFPFQGSGSVGGTLLGRSMSMTPYRILSAVAIGGVLGSFIISASIVFGLGLAGQMSTYGLLIALVVALIIVTLWYTFRHWDELSLDEFQEALGLHREGIIGAPVGAAADLAGAATSGVFRAVEGTGQVISKTTATVLDTFLPESERETPSADKPEGETEDEG; this is encoded by the coding sequence ATGTCCAGCGAGAAGCAGCCGCCGGAAACCGAATCGCCCGCCCCGGTCGACCCCGAGGCGCAGGCGCCGCTGCCGGGTCACGAGCTGGGCGAGAGGCCGATTGCGTGGCGCGCGCGTCAGGAAGAGGTGCTGGTCAAGGTCAGCCGGCGCGAGAAGGACGAAATTGACTTCGTCGTCGACGCCTTCTGGATATTCGTCGCACGCGTCCGCGCCGCCTCGCGGCCGCTACTGGCGCTGGGTGTGCTGCTAATCCTGCTCGGCGTCAGTCTCGCGGGCTGGCCTCAGGCGGCGCTCGGGCAGGACCGCAGTGGCTACTGGTACGTGGCCGCGGTCGACCACGGCAGCCTCGCGCGCTACACCACCGACGGCGACTATCCCGACTTCGCGCCCGGCGACACTTTCCTGCTGCAGGGCAACATCGAGTCCATCGAGTATTACGCCCCGCTCGAGGAGGCGGGCTGGCCACAACTGGTTCCGGCGCCGCAAGCGGCCGACGGGACCATGCTGGCGAACGGCTCGCTCGAGTCGCTCTTCGGCCAGTCATCGAGTGCGGCGGCCAACTACTCGAGTGCACGACTGGTGCGGCAGCAATACTTCAGCAATCTCTCTGTCAGCGGGTTCCTGTTCAACGAAGTGGACTTCGAGGATGTCGTCTTCGAGAACGTCGTCTTCGAGTATGGCTTCTTCATCAACTGCGACTTCGAGCGTGTCGCCTTCCACAACGTCACGATTCGCGGCTCGGTGTTCTCGCACGTCGTGCTCTCCGAAGTGCTATTGCAGAACTCGGTCTTCGAAGAGGCGCGACTGGAACATGCTGCCGTGGACCAGATGGTGGTTCGCAGCACGGTCTGGGAAAGCACCGTCAGCCTCCAGAGCAGCTTGCGCGGAATCAAGTTCGACCATGCGCAGCTGACCAACGGCAGCTTCCAGAAATCGCAGCTGGACGTGGTGCTGTTCCAGCAGACGCGCGTCACCAACTTCACGCTGCTCAACACGCCGGTCACCAACGTCGCCGACGGAGAGGAGCTGGGTTACACCTACATGACCCTCCGCGGCGCCACGGTCCGTGCAGCGGGAAATCTGGAGCAGCGGCTACCAGTCGGCGCCTCAATCTACATGGACGTCACAGTCATCGCTGAAGGTAGCGGTGCCGGGTCGGTCGCCAACTCGACCTGGGTTGCCGGCAACGTCACAGGCGAGGGATTCACGACGCCTTTCGGCGAGCAGCCGGTCAACCTCAGCCGCGAACTGCTGGTGGTTGAGCCCGAGGTGGTGCGGCCCACCTTCTGGTGGTCGGTCGGCTTCAACTCATTCGTGCTGGCGGGCGCGATGCTGCTGGTCTACGCTGTCGGTGGCCATGCGGTAATTCTGGCGGTGACGCGCTTCAGCATGCCGATACTCGCCACCGCGGGCGGATTCCTGCTGCTTTTCCTCGCCATTCCAACCCGCGACTTCCTGCTGGTTTCGCAGCTGATGCTGCTCTACTTCGTCCCGCCACTCGGCAAGGGGACCGTCATCCCACTCGGGATTGCGGCCGGAATCAACCCATGGGTGCTGGCGCTGGCAACCGCCTTCGTCGACATCATGGTCGGCATCTTCCTGGCGTGGAATTTCGACCTTGCGCGTAAGATTCCGTTCGTCGGCGGCGGCATCCGCCGGGTGCAGGCCAAGGGCCACGAAATCATGACCGCGCAGCCGTGGATTGAGCGGCTGGCGTTCGCCGGCATCATGCTCTTCGTGATGTTCCCGTTCCAGGGCTCCGGCTCGGTCGGCGGCACCCTGCTCGGCCGCTCGATGTCGATGACCCCCTACCGCATCCTCTCGGCCGTGGCGATTGGGGGCGTCCTCGGGTCGTTCATCATTTCCGCCTCAATTGTCTTCGGCCTCGGGCTCGCCGGGCAGATGAGCACTTACGGATTGCTGATTGCACTGGTGGTGGCGCTGATTATTGTCACCCTCTGGTACACCTTCCGCCACTGGGACGAGCTGAGCCTCGACGAGTTCCAGGAGGCGCTGGGGCTCCACCGCGAGGGCATCATCGGCGCCCCGGTCGGCGCCGCGGCCGACCTTGCGGGCGCGGCGACCAGCGGCGTCTTCCGCGCCGTCGAGGGGACCGGACAGGTCATCTCGAAGACCACCGCGACCGTGCTCGACACATTCCTGCCCGAGAGCGAGCGGGAGACGCCGTCCGCCGACAAGCCCGAAGGCGAAACGGAGGACGAGGGGTGA
- a CDS encoding NAD-dependent epimerase/dehydratase family protein produces MTRSLVTGGAGFIGSHLVGALVARGDRVSVLDNLSSGSLDFLVGVRDAIEFHQLDLLDEEFDALLDGIDIVWHLSANPEVRTGIDAPEVMFRQNVDATRCVLAAMARCGVRDIVFTSTSTVYGEASVVPTPEEYEPLAPISAYGQSKLAAEQLIERFCEEEGGRAISFRFANCVGPRSNHGVTFDFFHKLRADSGALEILGDGKQFKSYFHVADCIAGMLAVAPVAACAAGGFAALNVGSEDGIDVVTVADAVCEALGLDGVEYSFTGGVDGGRGWKGDVKRMLLAIERLRGFGWAPQFGSRAAIYDTARWLDENY; encoded by the coding sequence GTGACGCGTTCGCTGGTCACTGGCGGCGCCGGCTTCATCGGCTCGCACCTCGTTGGCGCGCTGGTCGCGCGGGGCGACCGCGTCAGCGTGCTCGACAACCTCTCGTCGGGGAGCCTCGACTTCCTGGTGGGCGTGCGCGACGCCATCGAGTTCCATCAGCTGGACCTGCTCGACGAGGAGTTCGACGCGCTGCTCGACGGAATAGACATAGTCTGGCACCTTTCGGCCAACCCCGAGGTGCGCACCGGCATCGACGCGCCCGAAGTCATGTTCCGGCAGAACGTCGACGCAACGCGCTGCGTGCTGGCGGCGATGGCGCGCTGCGGAGTGCGCGACATTGTTTTCACGTCGACCTCGACCGTCTACGGCGAGGCGAGCGTCGTGCCGACTCCCGAGGAATACGAGCCGCTGGCACCGATTTCGGCCTACGGCCAGAGCAAGCTCGCGGCGGAGCAGCTCATCGAGCGCTTCTGCGAGGAGGAGGGCGGGCGCGCCATCTCGTTCCGCTTCGCCAACTGCGTCGGCCCGCGCAGCAACCACGGCGTCACCTTCGATTTCTTCCACAAGTTGCGCGCCGATTCCGGGGCGCTGGAAATCCTCGGCGACGGAAAGCAGTTCAAGTCCTACTTCCACGTCGCCGACTGCATCGCCGGGATGCTCGCGGTCGCGCCCGTCGCGGCGTGCGCCGCCGGCGGCTTCGCCGCGCTCAACGTCGGCTCGGAGGACGGCATCGACGTCGTGACGGTGGCCGACGCAGTCTGCGAGGCGCTCGGCCTCGACGGAGTCGAGTACAGCTTCACCGGCGGCGTCGACGGCGGACGCGGCTGGAAGGGCGACGTGAAGCGGATGCTGCTGGCAATCGAGCGGCTGCGCGGCTTCGGCTGGGCGCCGCAGTTCGGCAGCCGCGCTGCCATCTATGATACGGCGCGCTGGCTGGACGAAAACTATTAA
- the serA gene encoding phosphoglycerate dehydrogenase: MAEWRILVADEVAPEGVELLRSAAQVSVHAGLSEAELRAALPGCHALVVRSATKVTARALEAADSLVVIGRAGIGVDSIDVAAATERGIAVMNTPESGAVTTAEHTLAMIMALARRIPLGDRLLREGDWAKPRLVGIELRGKTLGVVGLGRIGRVVADRALGLKMRVLAHDPFLKEPPEGVQLVSFERCLAESEIVTLHAPLVAKTRHLMNAAAFAQMQPGARLVNCARGGLVDEAALQAALESGHLAGAALDVYDREPLDEAHPLLGLDNVILTPHLGASTREAKVAVVTDLAQQILTCLETGLVLNGINVPHVPAGEAQFLAPFLKLAERLGALLVQAFPGSLTALKVTTQGDLAQAGQRPVQVAALAGALRPLAEGAVTQVNAEKLAGEMDVALSGGQDRLKRDFVNLLRIEAEIDGGTHFASGTLIGRRHLRMVELDAFLLDAIPEGELLLTWHQDRPGMLGRIGTLLGEHGVNISRLQLGRHDGGALAIYNLDAPLNEGVRNALAAVDGIGRIRTVSLPD; encoded by the coding sequence ATGGCTGAGTGGCGCATTCTGGTGGCCGACGAGGTCGCTCCCGAAGGGGTCGAATTGCTGCGCTCCGCGGCGCAGGTGAGCGTGCACGCCGGCCTGTCGGAGGCGGAGCTGCGCGCGGCGCTGCCGGGCTGCCACGCGCTGGTGGTGCGGTCGGCGACGAAGGTGACCGCGCGCGCGCTGGAGGCGGCCGACTCGCTGGTGGTCATCGGGCGCGCCGGGATTGGCGTCGACAGCATCGACGTGGCGGCGGCGACGGAGCGCGGCATCGCGGTAATGAACACGCCCGAGTCGGGCGCCGTCACGACCGCCGAGCATACGCTGGCGATGATTATGGCGCTCGCGCGGCGCATCCCGCTCGGCGACCGGCTGCTGCGTGAGGGCGACTGGGCCAAGCCGCGGCTGGTCGGCATCGAGCTGCGCGGCAAGACGCTCGGCGTCGTCGGGCTGGGGCGCATCGGCCGCGTCGTGGCCGACCGCGCGCTGGGGCTGAAGATGCGGGTGCTGGCGCACGACCCGTTTCTCAAGGAGCCGCCCGAAGGGGTCCAGCTGGTCTCGTTCGAGCGCTGCCTGGCCGAGAGCGAAATCGTGACGCTGCACGCGCCACTGGTCGCCAAAACGCGCCATCTCATGAACGCGGCGGCGTTCGCGCAGATGCAGCCGGGAGCGCGGCTGGTCAACTGCGCGCGCGGCGGGCTGGTCGATGAGGCGGCGTTGCAGGCGGCGCTCGAGAGCGGCCACCTGGCGGGCGCGGCGCTCGACGTCTATGACCGCGAGCCGCTCGACGAAGCGCATCCGCTGCTGGGGCTCGACAACGTCATCCTGACACCGCATCTGGGCGCTTCAACGCGCGAGGCGAAGGTGGCGGTGGTGACCGACCTGGCGCAGCAAATCCTGACCTGTCTCGAGACCGGGCTGGTGCTCAATGGCATCAACGTGCCGCACGTGCCCGCGGGCGAGGCGCAGTTCCTGGCGCCGTTCCTGAAGCTGGCAGAGCGGCTGGGGGCGCTGCTGGTGCAGGCGTTCCCCGGCTCGCTCACGGCGCTGAAGGTGACGACGCAGGGCGACCTGGCGCAGGCGGGGCAGCGACCGGTACAGGTCGCTGCCCTTGCTGGCGCGCTGCGGCCGCTCGCCGAAGGGGCGGTAACGCAGGTCAACGCCGAAAAGCTGGCCGGAGAGATGGACGTGGCGCTTAGCGGTGGGCAGGACCGGCTCAAGCGCGATTTCGTCAACCTGCTGCGCATCGAGGCCGAGATTGACGGCGGGACGCACTTCGCGTCGGGGACGCTCATCGGGCGACGGCACCTGCGGATGGTCGAGCTGGACGCTTTCCTGCTCGACGCCATCCCCGAAGGCGAGCTGCTGCTGACCTGGCATCAGGACCGCCCCGGGATGCTCGGTCGCATCGGCACGCTGCTCGGCGAGCACGGCGTCAACATCTCGCGGCTGCAACTCGGCCGCCACGACGGCGGTGCCCTGGCAATCTACAACCTTGACGCGCCACTCAACGAGGGCGTGCGCAATGCCCTGGCCGCGGTCGACGGCATCGGCCGAATACGTACCGTCTCGCTGCCTGACTGA
- a CDS encoding HAD-IB family phosphatase has product MRFTHVCFDCDSTLSQIEGIDWLAAQAGADVAALTRQAMEGELPLEEVYARRLELVRPKREALSRLGDVYVTALVDGAAEAVAALGAAGVAVHLVSAGLQQALLPLAAALGVPPERLHAVELRFDRDGNYAGFEAGPLTRSGGKREVVATIMADGGACAFVGDGITDLETRDDVAMFIGFGGVVRRRAVEAACEHYITELRELPAMLLESA; this is encoded by the coding sequence ATGCGCTTCACCCACGTCTGCTTTGACTGCGACTCGACACTCTCGCAAATCGAGGGCATCGACTGGCTCGCGGCGCAGGCGGGCGCCGACGTTGCGGCGCTGACCCGTCAGGCGATGGAGGGGGAGCTGCCGCTCGAAGAGGTTTACGCTCGCCGGCTGGAGCTGGTGCGGCCCAAGCGCGAGGCGCTCAGCAGGCTGGGCGACGTCTACGTCACCGCGCTGGTCGATGGTGCAGCCGAAGCGGTCGCCGCGCTGGGGGCGGCGGGGGTCGCAGTACACCTGGTCTCGGCCGGCCTGCAACAGGCGCTGCTGCCGCTGGCCGCTGCTCTGGGCGTGCCGCCGGAACGGCTGCACGCAGTCGAACTACGGTTCGACCGCGACGGCAACTACGCGGGCTTCGAGGCGGGGCCGCTCACCCGCAGCGGCGGCAAGCGCGAGGTGGTCGCGACCATCATGGCCGACGGCGGCGCCTGCGCCTTCGTCGGCGACGGCATCACCGACCTGGAGACGCGCGACGACGTCGCCATGTTCATCGGCTTCGGCGGCGTCGTACGGCGGCGTGCGGTCGAGGCGGCGTGCGAGCATTACATTACGGAGCTGCGGGAATTGCCGGCGATGCTGCTGGAGAGCGCGTGA
- the serC gene encoding 3-phosphoserine/phosphohydroxythreonine transaminase — MIWNFGPGPALLPDTVRERCAAALLDYEDGIGIGETSHRSPAFTRIIEDAERRVRELLGAGDEFAVLFLPGGASLQFSMLPASFLRTRGDYVVTGSWAQKAADAGAQYGETRVVASSAVTNFDRIPDGWVSAGADYLHICANNTIAGTQWRDFPQHPCLLADMSSEIMSRPLAMHDFGAIYAGAQKNLGLAGVTLVVLRRDLLATAREGQPPMLDYNLHATKGSRLNTPPTFAIFALRETLRWVQREGGLPEMARRCEQRSGALYETIDSSDRFYRSPIAHERDRSRLNVVFRLPTEELEAQFLRAAAERGMVGLRGHRSVGGVRASMYNAMPQAGAEALAALMREFAAGAVGP; from the coding sequence GTGATCTGGAATTTCGGCCCCGGGCCAGCGCTACTGCCCGACACGGTGCGTGAGCGCTGCGCGGCGGCGCTGCTCGACTACGAGGACGGCATCGGCATCGGCGAAACCAGCCACCGCAGTCCCGCCTTCACGCGCATCATCGAGGACGCCGAGCGCCGCGTGCGCGAGCTGCTGGGCGCGGGCGACGAGTTCGCGGTGCTGTTCCTGCCGGGGGGCGCGAGCCTGCAGTTCAGCATGCTCCCCGCCAGCTTCCTGCGCACGCGGGGCGACTACGTCGTCACCGGTAGCTGGGCGCAGAAGGCGGCCGACGCGGGCGCGCAGTATGGCGAGACGCGCGTTGTCGCCAGCAGCGCGGTGACGAACTTCGACCGCATCCCCGACGGCTGGGTGTCGGCCGGTGCTGACTACCTGCACATCTGCGCTAACAACACCATCGCCGGGACGCAGTGGCGCGACTTCCCGCAGCATCCTTGCCTGCTCGCCGATATGAGCTCAGAAATCATGTCGCGGCCGCTCGCCATGCACGACTTCGGAGCGATTTACGCTGGCGCGCAGAAAAATCTCGGCCTTGCCGGTGTGACGCTGGTCGTGCTGCGCCGCGACCTGCTCGCGACCGCGCGCGAGGGGCAGCCGCCGATGCTCGACTACAACCTGCACGCCACGAAGGGGAGCCGGCTCAACACGCCGCCGACTTTCGCCATCTTCGCACTGCGCGAGACGCTGCGCTGGGTGCAGCGCGAGGGCGGCCTGCCGGAGATGGCGCGCCGCTGCGAGCAGCGCAGCGGCGCGCTCTACGAAACAATCGACTCCAGCGACCGTTTCTACCGCTCACCCATCGCGCACGAGCGCGACCGCAGTCGGCTCAACGTCGTCTTCCGGCTCCCCACGGAAGAACTGGAGGCGCAGTTCCTGCGAGCGGCCGCAGAGCGCGGGATGGTGGGGCTGCGCGGCCACCGCTCGGTCGGCGGCGTCCGCGCCAGCATGTACAACGCGATGCCGCAGGCAGGCGCCGAGGCGCTCGCGGCGCTGATGCGCGAGTTCGCCGCCGGTGCGGTGGGGCCGTAA
- the mce gene encoding methylmalonyl-CoA epimerase, protein MGEEARLRHVAVAVESIDSALPLWEALGLELRHTEDVPSEGVRTAHLSAGGAEVELLEPLADGSPVGRFLERQGPGLHHVALEVPDLAAALQRCSAAGLEPLGGAARDGAEGTRVAFFHPRDTGGVLLELVEPAPKPV, encoded by the coding sequence GTGGGCGAAGAGGCGCGGTTGCGACACGTGGCGGTCGCGGTCGAATCCATCGATAGCGCGCTGCCGCTGTGGGAAGCGCTGGGGCTGGAGCTGCGGCACACCGAGGACGTTCCCAGCGAGGGAGTGCGCACTGCACACCTGTCGGCCGGCGGTGCCGAGGTGGAGCTGCTCGAGCCGCTCGCGGACGGTTCTCCCGTCGGCCGCTTTCTCGAGCGGCAGGGGCCGGGGCTGCACCACGTCGCGCTCGAGGTCCCTGATTTAGCGGCGGCGCTGCAACGTTGCAGCGCCGCTGGGCTGGAGCCGCTGGGCGGCGCGGCGCGCGACGGCGCCGAGGGGACGCGCGTCGCGTTCTTCCACCCGCGCGACACTGGGGGGGTGCTGCTGGAACTGGTCGAGCCCGCCCCCAAACCGGTTTAA
- a CDS encoding OPT/YSL family transporter, translated as MTKVRTSPYRQPPTPEGLRAIEEGTLDYFDPEMYSNFNTEVLEEYLEEKSRTEGFGSTTWKWDQIMLGLVIGILFAVINQYVGLKVGMIVSGSWYVAYLTAMALRWTPGEVNLSASASTGASMVCTGFVFTYPAIYLLAYSSKYRLPDGSHLIDASLLLPESWVLAGVALVASILGGMLGVLYFIIFRRVWLVEDPLPLPGFEANVKLMDIARETSTGSVESARHSIWLVGISTLLVGIFTFLRDFPVFATGAVDAAGDPIRTSVLDKGAHGLGVERYYEGGDLMVPFDSGITNYTWLGFEFTPLMGAIGWFMKFRVAMLVSLGTFFTWFVVTPMAFALDYPFYYPVDGLYHAVSAYPAASLKSYAYVARPMAIGAILGGGITALLKMAPVFRTTAADVIAIFAGGDDVARRDYVEGEGWYEWPVTHIPVMLVVTLVGITLVFATEFGFIPSFVFALVLCLTTFALGAIAVKVMGETSIEPVSGTSFIVLLMLVLIFKNLLGLPASDAALLSLVGTTVFGGAISMSGTVIGDYKAALYVGNRPMHIMKTELVGIIPGTIVSALFAGILSLALARGELVLYAPQANAFAAFAQIMLGGETPWQLLSLGFGIGVFMELLTGMGTAFGLGMYLPMVVTLPMVVGGALRDLWELKVLEPAVEREGLGEKGRTLKLLNTYMIATGLIVGEALMGTVLAIYYVLPLLGGG; from the coding sequence ATGACAAAAGTAAGGACGTCACCGTATCGGCAGCCGCCGACCCCCGAAGGGCTGCGCGCTATCGAAGAGGGGACGCTCGATTACTTCGACCCCGAAATGTACTCCAACTTCAACACCGAGGTGCTGGAGGAGTATCTCGAGGAGAAGTCGCGCACCGAAGGCTTTGGCTCGACGACCTGGAAATGGGACCAGATTATGCTGGGGCTGGTCATCGGCATCCTGTTCGCGGTCATCAACCAGTACGTCGGGCTCAAGGTCGGGATGATCGTCTCCGGCTCGTGGTACGTCGCCTACCTTACGGCGATGGCGCTGCGCTGGACCCCGGGCGAGGTGAACCTCTCCGCCTCCGCTTCGACCGGCGCCTCAATGGTCTGCACCGGTTTCGTGTTTACGTATCCTGCCATCTATCTGCTCGCCTACTCCTCGAAATACCGCCTGCCAGACGGCAGCCACCTCATTGACGCCTCGCTGCTGCTGCCCGAGTCGTGGGTACTGGCGGGAGTGGCGCTGGTGGCCTCAATCCTGGGCGGGATGCTGGGCGTGCTCTACTTCATCATCTTTCGGAGAGTGTGGCTGGTCGAGGACCCGCTGCCGCTGCCGGGCTTCGAAGCCAATGTAAAATTGATGGACATCGCGCGCGAGACCTCAACCGGCTCGGTCGAGAGCGCCCGCCACTCAATCTGGCTGGTCGGCATCTCGACCCTGCTGGTCGGCATCTTCACTTTCCTGCGCGACTTCCCGGTCTTCGCCACCGGCGCGGTTGACGCCGCAGGCGACCCGATTCGCACCTCGGTGCTCGACAAGGGAGCGCACGGACTGGGGGTCGAACGCTACTACGAAGGCGGCGACCTGATGGTGCCGTTCGATTCGGGAATCACCAACTACACCTGGCTCGGCTTCGAGTTCACGCCGCTGATGGGCGCCATCGGCTGGTTCATGAAATTCCGTGTCGCAATGCTGGTGAGCCTCGGGACGTTTTTCACGTGGTTTGTCGTGACGCCGATGGCATTCGCCCTCGATTATCCCTTTTATTACCCGGTCGACGGGCTCTACCACGCCGTCTCCGCCTATCCTGCGGCGTCGCTGAAGTCGTACGCCTACGTTGCGCGCCCGATGGCGATTGGTGCCATCCTGGGCGGCGGCATCACGGCGCTGCTGAAGATGGCGCCGGTCTTCCGCACCACCGCGGCGGACGTTATCGCCATCTTTGCCGGCGGCGATGACGTCGCGCGGCGAGACTACGTCGAAGGCGAAGGCTGGTACGAGTGGCCGGTGACGCATATCCCCGTCATGCTGGTGGTGACGCTGGTCGGGATTACGCTGGTATTCGCGACCGAGTTCGGCTTCATCCCCTCCTTTGTTTTCGCGCTGGTGCTCTGCCTCACGACTTTCGCGCTGGGCGCGATTGCCGTCAAGGTAATGGGCGAGACCAGCATCGAACCCGTATCGGGCACTTCGTTCATCGTACTGCTGATGCTGGTGCTGATTTTCAAGAACCTGCTCGGGCTGCCCGCTAGCGACGCAGCGCTGCTCTCGCTGGTCGGCACGACCGTCTTCGGCGGCGCGATTTCGATGTCGGGAACCGTGATTGGCGACTACAAGGCGGCGCTCTATGTCGGCAACCGCCCGATGCACATCATGAAGACCGAACTGGTCGGCATCATCCCCGGCACGATTGTTTCGGCGCTGTTTGCGGGAATCCTCTCGCTGGCGCTGGCACGCGGGGAGCTGGTACTCTACGCGCCACAGGCGAATGCCTTCGCGGCCTTCGCACAAATCATGCTCGGCGGCGAGACGCCGTGGCAGCTGCTCTCGCTCGGTTTCGGCATCGGCGTCTTCATGGAGCTGCTGACCGGGATGGGGACCGCCTTCGGGCTGGGGATGTACCTGCCGATGGTGGTGACGCTGCCGATGGTCGTCGGCGGGGCGCTGCGCGACCTGTGGGAGCTGAAAGTGCTGGAGCCGGCGGTCGAGCGCGAAGGGCTCGGCGAGAAGGGGCGCACGCTGAAGCTGCTCAACACCTACATGATTGCGACCGGGCTGATTGTGGGTGAGGCGCTGATGGGGACCGTGCTCGCCATCTACTACGTGCTGCCGCTACTGGGCGGGGGCTAA